Proteins encoded within one genomic window of Besnoitia besnoiti strain Bb-Ger1 chromosome II, whole genome shotgun sequence:
- a CDS encoding SAG-related sequence SRS46 (encoded by transcript BESB_035810), with protein MKLSSVPVLAAAATGAGFLLPLSADAAGVPAVCDSPANPLKFVSEANAALRIRCGKDFPELVPIDGRVFAVDQDGTCGAGLVDPETVQVAVRPVPSSEQPGVKKPKTYLVNFTKSEVETDTTVCLRCAHAPETVPASPAQADAEDACVIYVALKATDSTAQTTGPTAEEEGPTAAAAVASGTEMHSEEGREAEMPHEAPTPEGAATGVAQLSAATETQGQHKEDALDAVGPVIMAREGERSEGPHICSGSEEKLTVAPKQQVTFGCGSSMNLEPTDRKTVFAAGADEKCSGAPVSLETVLPGAELTSQSAAGQELFTFSPGTTTLKDDKRLCYICSSSELAENKTRCRVLITVSANAFSRAHSAVALGLVTVLLTYFALAF; from the coding sequence ATGAAGCTTTCGTCTGTGCCTgtgctcgccgcagcggcgaccggcgcaggTTTCCTGTTGCCActctccgcagacgccgcaggggtGCCCGCGGTCTGTGATTCCCCCGCCAACCCTCTCAAGTTTGTCTCCGAGGCCAACGCGGCGCTTCGGATTCGCTGCGGCAAGGACTTCCCAGAGCTCGTTCCCATCGACGgacgcgtcttcgctgtcgatCAGGACGGCACGTGTggcgcaggcctcgtcgACCCCGAGACTGTCCAGGTCGCCGTGAGGCCCGTGCCGTCCTCTGAGCAGCCGGGGGTTAAAAAGCCCAAAACCTATCTCGTTAACTTCACGAAGAGCGAGGTGGAGACTGATACGACTGTctgtcttcgctgcgccCACGCCCCCGAGACCGTCCCTGCGAGCCCCGCACAAGCTGATGCGGAGGACGCATGCGTCATCTACGTTGCTCTCAAGGCGACAGACTCCACCGCGCAGACGACAGGCCCcactgcagaagaagaaggtcccactgctgcggctgcggtggCGTCCGGCACGGAGATGCACTCTGAGGAGGGCCGCGAAGCCGAGATGCCTCACGAAGCGCCCACTCCAGAAGGTGCGGCGACGGGCGTTGCGCAGCTCAGTGCGGCAACAGAAACGCAAGGCCAACACAAGGAGGACGCCCTCGACGCAGTCGGCCCTGTGATCATGgccagagaaggcgaacggAGCGAAGGCCCTCACATCTGCTCGGGCTCCGAAGAGAAGCTCACGGTCGCCCCGAAGCAGCAAGTCACcttcggctgcggctcctccATGAATCTCGAGCCGACCGACCGGAAGACCGTCtttgccgcgggcgctgacGAGAAATGCAGTGGAGCCCCCGTTTCGCTCGAGACGGTGCTCCCGGGCGCCGAGCTCACCTCGCAGAGCGCTGCCGGACAGGAACTCTTCACCTTCAGCCCCGGCACAACGACCCTGAAAGACGACAAGCGCCTCTGCTACATTTGCTCCTCCTCTGAGCTCGCTGAGAACAAGACGCGATGCAGAGTTCTCATCACGGTTTCAGCCAACGCTTTCAGCCGGGCTCATAGTGCCGTGGCTCTTGGCCTTGTTACGGTTCTCCTGACATACTTTGCTCTCGCGTTTTAA
- a CDS encoding ENTH domain-containing protein (encoded by transcript BESB_035820), translated as MSSLFSQEKIDKLADKLGVFVTAASEKVKEVTEKTLNKDTPLEKNLKEATSDKNWGCATTVLSEIAQCSFNCTDYLLIMKFMWSALAEPPKKWRRIFKALTLLEYLLKNGNDRVVEDTRENQFALRVLQQFSFTEEGRDKGAGIREKAKLICRLAFDPELLKEERETAQKNRNKYVGIGARGECTSFSSAASISSATSFSSAPNSFSSFNASNKIAARARAGDVHTAGRPFGPSRSAAGALGSTTGSGAKGRDGRGTPRGALDCSTTDGASAGRRSPTAEDPHGKGAKDDDRKSGSTGKKKKNEKEDDKHHRRRQKERSQITPSDDLLALDEDFQSATLAAPAARVPPVFSDDSLFGNDDNWSGFTAASSASTETAAKTIAAGASAAAGGGALPFELFPAPPAPWSAQSGVQAGNQAADSSAANDLFGGFQAAPPQSASGGAAAVSSGLSSLDFFAAPTPTVSALPQSQNASLAGGDKNPFSAPPAPAASQQRPTEGFFADSAFATFSMNVAGDGAQPQNRLATGDASMGRAALSVAATGLPSTRSPQQAASFGAASASPASSAFPAASPLATATGAAPAAGPGAMPNLFPAPQAATPSFYGQAPVNAFGGGAQPAPSLPTFPLQPAASQSGAAFPAFPQASSAPFFGAQGGAGAGAPAAGAFGAFQAAPAPAPLLGALSAGAPAPGGMRLMSPFPGAPAPGVGKTGA; from the exons ATGTCTTCGCTGTTTTCGCAAGAGAAAATTGACAAGCTCGCCGATAAGCTGGGCGTCTTCGTCACAGCTGCGAGCGAGAAAGTCAAGGAAGTCACAGAAAAGAC ACTCAACAAGGATACGCCTCTGGAGAAGAAcctgaaggaggcgacgagcgacAAGAACTGGGGCTGCGCCACGACAGTGTTGAGCGAGATCGCACAATGTTCGTTCAACTG CACGGACTATTTACTGATTATGAAATTCATGTGGTCGGCGCTGGCTGAGCCCCCGAAGAAATGGCGGCGGATTTTCAAG GCCTTGACGCTGTTGGAGTATCTTCTGAAGAACGGCAACGACAGAGTAGTGGAGGACACGCGCGAGAATCAGTTCGCTCTGCGAGTGCTGCAGCAGTTCAGCTTCACCGAGGAGGGACGCGACAAAGGAGCGGGAA TCCgtgagaaggcgaagctcATCTGCCGTCTGGCGTTCGATCCTGAGCTGCTGAAGGAGGAGCGTGAAACAGCGCAGAAGAACAGAAACAAG TACGTCGGCatcggcgcgcgaggcgagtgCACCAGCTTCTCCAGTGCCGCTTCGATCTCTTCGGCGACGTCCTTCTCTAGCGCGCCAAattccttttcttccttcaACGCGAGCAATAAAatcgcggcgcgggcgcgcgcgggcgacgtcCACACCGCCGGGCGGCCCTTCGGGCCCTCGCGGTCGGCCGCTGGAGCCTTGGGCTCCACGACCGGCTCCGGCGCAAAGGGCCGAGACGGCCGAGGCAC GCCCAGAGGCGCCCTCGACTGCAGCACCACCGATGGCGCGAGTGCGGGTCGCaggtcgccgacggcggaggaTCCGCACGGCAAAGGTGCCAAAGACGACGACAGGAAAAGCGGCTCTACcggcaagaagaagaagaacgagaaaGAGGACGACAAACACCATCGACGCAGACAGAAGGAGCGCAGCCAGATCAC GCCGAGCGACGATCTGCTGGCGCTGGACGAGGATTTCCAGAGCGCAACGctggccgcgcctgccgcgcgcgtcccccCGGTGTTCTCGGACGACTCGCTCTTTGGGAACG ACGACAATTGGAGCGGCTTCAcggctgcgtcgtccgcatcgacggagactgcggcgaagacgatTGCGGCGGGtgcttcagctgcagcaggcggaggcgcgctgccGTTCGAGCTGTTCCCGGCACCCCCCGCCCCATGGAGTGCGCAGTCTGGGGTCCAGGCGGGAAACCAGGCCGCGGactcgagcgcggcgaacgatctcttcggcggcttccaggctgcgcctccacagtCGGCTAGCGGCGGCGCG GCCGCGGTGTCTTCGGGTCTATCGTCTCTGGacttcttcgctgcgccgaCGCCCACCGTGTCCGCGCTGCCTCAGTCTCAGAATGCCAgtctcgcgggcggcgacaaGAATCCCTTCTCAgcaccgcctgcgcctgcagctaGCCAGCAGAGACCTACAGAAG gcTTTTTTGCCGATTCGGCGTTCGCCACGTTCAGCATGAacgtcgcaggcgacggagcTCAGCCTCAGAATCGCCTGGCGACTGGCGACGCGTCTATGGGCCGCGCGGCCCTCTCAGTCGCTGCGACAG GACTCCCCTCCACTCGTTCGCCTCAGCAGGCCGCGAGCTTCGGAGCGGCGAGTGCTTCGCcggcttcttccgccttccccgctgcgtctcctctcgcgacTGCGACGGGGgctgcccccgccgcgggcccTGGAGCCATGCCGAATTTGTTTCCAGCTCCGCAGGCGGCAACTCCCTCTTTCTACGGTCAGGCGCCCGTGAATGCGTTtgggggcggcgcgcagcccgcgccgtcgcttccaACGTTCCCGCTGCAGCCCGCTGCCTcccagagcggcgcggcgttccCCGCCTTCCCGCaggcctcctcggcgcccttcTTTGGAGCCCAAGGCggtgcaggcgcgggcgcgcctgctgcaggggccttcggcgcgttccaggcggcgcctgcgcctgcaccTCTGTTGGGCGCTCTgtcggccggcgcgcccgcgcccggtGGCATGCGCCTGATGTCTCCTTTCccgggcgcgcccgcgcccggaGTCGGCAAGACTGGCGCGTAG
- a CDS encoding hypothetical protein (encoded by transcript BESB_035830): MGALWAYRREALTHFIQALDSPSSAAASPSAPASSSSFASSSSASSSSASSSSASSSCASSSSASSSSASSSSASSSCASSSSASSSSASSSSASSSCASSSSASSSSASSSSASSSCASSSSASSSSASSSSASSPPVADSSPAGRSGPGAASSAPCGGVEVSRTSGAEAARELLREELSVTQDAIGKKSAKCYCLWSHRTWVLGQLLVSFLRTEASLFSAGSPSSSSAALAEDAAHAERPEGGRVRGDGRGEAEEEADEAAREAEQSRREDFEKAVALLEEEVKNCDMLLLRRGEDGRNFHCWQHRAQIGAWRIAIERLRPPRKSDEEASDPLEAAEAKANNAQAARAPQSVCEGEEGRRAAAGARSEEAEGGGDEEERGAERESVEKHVIEATMALTKELIEKDFSNYSAWSQRVAGLALGLADWEAELDWLWQGLYTEPNDQTLWKVYTFLVLRAASRRPCPSLLSVCSLPRWRPSALHGRSSSPRPASGSSSPASLSSAPPAETGGMPLCFSFSAPCAVDASHSSCFLRIETDAQDCGKISRGRSIAGTWLPLSPLIWASTAGVNPTVVFFFATSFLRLLAALRFLFSSHVLSDSGALTAAPAAAASLPAAWLSASLRPHLMSLLPRSFQMRQETDARFSFCRLSDLSIQENEEASAPAVSSVWIFIADASAVSLSAHESTEELRDAQAAAARERLSQRQPHGEEETGERQQSAEGGKNGDSVASERAAKRMRTTREEIEVEGFIALEFVICFSRFACAFDAGEQRPQDCHLVRLPKGLVARLQASQLSSDSASSASLPFSPLSPSASDSAASPPSAPADAWTARRVRFLVAPPVGLAAFSSPRSSSVSASSFLLSAAAAAPWRVLAQQRVQPGSTCALDGAEPQAQAGRDDSEARGAARLSDVEELRNAFVTKELEKIDELLELEPSCKLAIEAKWQLLQAFRPQSSLEEQVKLCRAMAAADPHHKRLHDNRLLQLAIRQKILAQEAESHTQADLDADFQTTSEQEGEGGAEFAATAAEGGDRESVESETQDREIARRLHTLDLSSMGLQRLPYPVLSDISHKLERLILRGNFVSDLFWADSHVPVLPNLRELDLRENKKITLLSPVIVALADLPLLTRVDLAHTGLRPRTAEERSPAFQLLTQLLRLREESLNGLRGKTLPRLVQEKSEQTGADSRPWALLRRREADRLVVDVSATQLAADLSDGQTVWSLFRVTKADKKGEAHEECLLVGL; encoded by the exons ATGGGCGCCCTCTGGGCCTACCGCCGAGAGGCCCTAACGCACTTCATTCAGGCCCTCgactcgccctcctctgctgcagcttcaccgtccgcgcctgcttcttcttcctcctttgcttcttcctcctccgcttcttcctcctctgcatcttcctcctccgcttcttcctcctgcgcttcttcctcctccgcttcttcctcctctgcatcttcctcctccgcttcttcctcctgcgcttcttcctcctccgcttcttcctcctctgcatcttcctcctccgcttcttcctcctgcgcttcttcctcctccgcttcttcctcctctgcatcttcctcctccgcttcttcctcctgcgcttcttcctcctccgcttcttcctcctctgcttcttcctcctccgcttcttcaccTCCTGTTGCAGATTCTTCTCCCGCAGGCCGCTCGGGCCCGGGCGCCGCTTCGTCGGCTCCGTGCGGTGGGGTGGAGGTCTCGCGGACatccggcgcggaggctgcgcgcgagctcctgcGAGAGGAGCTGAGTGTGACGCAGGACGCCATTGGCAAGAAGTCCGCCAAGTGCTACTGTCTGTGGAGTCACCGCACATGGGTTCTTGGGCAGCTGCTTGTGTCGTTCCTCCGCACCGAggcttctctcttttctgcaggctcgccgtcctcctcgtccgctgcactcgccgaggacgcggcgcatgcagagcgacccgaaggcgggcgagtgcgcggagacgggcgcggagaggcggaagaggaggcagacgaggccgcccgcgaggcggagcagTCGAGAAGGGAGGACTTTGAGAAAGCtgtcgcgctgctggaggaagAAGTCAAAAACTGCGAtatgctgctgctgcgccgcggagaagacgggAGGAACTTCCACTGCTGGCAGCACCGCGCACAGATTGGCGCTTGGCGCATCGCAATCGaacgcctgcggccgccgcgaaagTCAGACGAGGAGGCTTCTGATCCACTcgaggcggctgaggcgaaAGCCAACaatgcgcaggcggcgagggcgccccAGTCGgtctgcgaaggcgaggaaggtcgccgcgcagcggcgggcgccaggagcgaagaggccgagggaggtggagacgaagaagagagaggcgcggaacGCGAGAGCGTGGAGAAGCACGTCATTGAGGCAACGATGGCGCTGACCAAGGAGCTCATCGAGAAAGACTTCAGCAATTACTCAGCCTGGAGCCAGAGAGTTGCAGGTCTGGctctcggcctcgccgactgggaggcggagctcgacTGGCTGTGGCAG GGCCTCTACACGGAGCCGAACGACCAAACCCTCTGGAAGGTCTACACGTTTCTGGTGCTTCGCGCAGCTTCCCGGCGTCCGTGTCCTTCTCTGCTCTCTGTCTGTTCGCTGCCCCGCTGGCGGCCTTCCGCCTTGCATggccgcagctcctcgccgcgtcccgcctccggctcttcgtctccggcatctctctcctcggcgccgccggcggagacggggggGATGCCCCTGTGCTTTTCATTCTCCGCCCCCTGCGCCGTGGACGCCTCGCACTCGTCGTGCTTTCTTCGCATCGAAACAGACGCCCAAGACTGCGGAAAGATCTCCCGAG GCCGGTCAATCGCAGGCACTTGGCTCCCTCTCAGCCCTTTGATATGGGCGAGCACCGCCGGCGTCAATCCAAC CgttgtcttcttctttgctACTTCgttcctccgtctcctcgctgcactgcgctttctcttttcttctcacGTCctcagcgacagcggcgcgttgacagctgctcctgcagcggcggcctcgctgcccgctgcgtggctctctgcttctcttcgtccgcaTCTCATGTCGCTCCTTCCGCGCTCTTTTCAAATGCGCCAGGAGACGGACgctcgtttttctttctgtcgTCTTTCCGATCTCAGCATCCAGGAGAAcgaggaggcgtctgcgccggcagTGAGCTCCGTCTGGATCTTTATCGctgacgcctccgccgtgtcGCTCTCAGCTCACGAAAGTACAGAAGAGCTCAGAGACGCACaagccgcggcagcgagagaaaggctTTCTCAGAGACAACCACatggagaagaggaaactgGAGAAAGACAGCAAAGCGCCGAGGGCGGAAAGAACGGCGACAGCGTCGCCAGTGAGAGAGCGGCAAAGCGCATgcggacgacgagagaggagatAGAGGTAGAGGGCTTCATCGCTCTCGAATTTGTGATTTGTTTCTCAAGATTTGCCTGCGCCTTCGACGCCGGGGAGCAACGCCCGCAGGACTGTCACCTCGTGCGTTTGCCCAaaggcctcgtcgcgcgtctgcaggcgtctcAGCTGAGTTCAGAttcggcgtcgtccgcgagcCTGCCCTTTTCTCCCTTGTCTCCCTCTGCTTCGGattccgctgcttcgcctccctccgcccccgccgaCGCGTGGAccgcgcgtcgcgtgcggTTCCTTGTCGCCCCTCCCGTGGGTTTGgctgccttctcttctccacgttcgtcgtctgtctctgcttcaTCGTTTCTTCtgtcggctgccgccgccgcgccctggaGAGTCCTCGCTCAACAGCGCGTGCAGCCTGGCTCGACTTGTGCGCTggacggcgcagagccgcaggcgcaagCGGGGAGAGACGactccgaggcgcgcggagccgcgcggctgagCGACGTAGAAGAATTGAGAAACGCTTTCGTGACGAAGGAGCTCGAGAAGATTGACGAGCTTCTCGAGCTGGAGCCGTCCTGCAAGCTCGCCATTGAAGCAAA GTGGCAGCTGCTTCAGGCGTTTCGGCCGCAGAGCTCCCTGGAGGAGCAGGTGAAGCTCTGCCGCGCCatggcggccgccgacccTCACCACAAGCGCCTGCACGACAAtcgtcttctgcagctggCAATCCG ACAGAAAATCCTCGCTCAGGAGGCGGAGTCGCACACGCAGGCAGACCTGGACGCTGACTTTCAGACAACAAGCGAgcaagagggagagggcggcgcggagttcgctgcgacggcggccgagggcggagacagagagagcgtAGAAAGCGAGACGCAGGACCGGGAAATTGCGAGGAGACTGCACACGCTCGACCTGAGCTCCAtgggcctgcagcgcctgccctATCCTGTGCTCTCCGATATCTCGCACAAGCTGGAGAGACTGATTCTGCGTGGAAACTTCGTCTCGGATCT CTTCTGGGCGGACAGCCACGTCCCGGTTCTGCCGAACCTGAGAGAACTCGATCTCCGAGAAAACAAGAAAATTACTTTGCTCTCACCTGTCatcgtcgcgctcgctgacCTGCCTCTGCTTACTAG GGTCGATCTCGCTCACACCGGGCTCCGACCGAGGACTGCCGAAGAGCGTTCGCCGGCGTTTCAGCTGCTCActcagctcctccgcctccgcgaagaAAGCCTGAACGGCCTCAGAGGCAAGACGCTCCCGCGGCTCGTTCAGGAGAAGTCCGAGCAGACAGGCGCAGACAGTCGTCCGTGGGCTCTgctgcgacggagagaggcaga CCGCCTGGTCGTGGACGTCTCTGCGACACAGCTAGCAGCGGACCTGAGCGATGGACAGACAGTTTGGAGTCTCTTCCGAGTGACGAAGGCCGACAAGAAGGGGGAGGCCCACGAGGAGTGTCTCCTCGTGGGCCTCTGA
- a CDS encoding hypothetical protein (encoded by transcript BESB_035840), translating into MASAADDDYLRTGGVNPSLSILSPASGLASPSLASSVSVYASQPGASLSARPARVSEELYLNGYGKQFGDKITYSAGVSYAAGKRGAAQRQPRRDSRAETAASPPPHRGGDAAAQVDAWLSLGALYGVGVGIQRGGSTARLRLNALLNGCSEYAPKAGAQLGTITLFYCCFNNLLGLFREDEPTNAPIAGAAAGALYKSLASWKVLGAYSLTSSLIFTGIDQYLRKYV; encoded by the exons AtggcgtccgccgcagacgacgactACTTGCGCACGGGAGGCGTCAATCCGAGTCTCTCGATTCTGTCGCCTGCTTCGGggctcgcttcgccgtcgctcgcgtcgtcgGTCTCGGTCTACGCGTCGCAGCCGGGggcctcgctgtcggcgcgACCCGCCAGAGTCTCTGAGGAGCTCTACCTCAACGGATATGGCAAGCAATTCGGCGACAAGATCACCTACTCAGCCGGCGTCTCCTACGCAGCAGgcaagcgaggcgccgcgcagagacagccgcgcagagacagccgcgcagagacagcggcgagcccgcctccgcaccgaggaggcgatgcagccgcgcaggtCGACGCCT GGCTCAGTCTGGGTGCGCTGTACGGAGTCGGTGTGGGGATCCAGCGCGGAGGGAGCACGGCGCGGCTCCGGCTGAATGCGCTGCTGAACGGATGCAGCGAATACGCTCcgaaggcaggcgcgcagctcggAACGATCA CGCTGTTTTATTGCTGCTTCAACAACCTCCTCGGCCTTTTCCGCGAAGACGAGCCGACGAATGCGCCGAttgctggcgcggcggcgggcgcgctgtACAAGTCGCTCGCGTCGTGGAAAGTCCTTGGAGCGTACTCCCTCACCTCCTCGC TTATCTTCACTGGCATCGACCAGTACCTCCGCAAGTACGTCTAG